Proteins found in one Arthrobacter sp. U41 genomic segment:
- the cydD gene encoding thiol reductant ABC exporter subunit CydD, producing MRPQFPEGPANRAALYLLGLLAALKALSLVLIGQAVASMLAGLIANDAAWGDQLYWGAAGVALRSLTVWVQAVASRRAALGVKEELRARLLARALRNGTRSAGPSDGGLAILATRGLDALDSYYTQFLPALVNCAAIPLLLGARILYADWISAVVVVLTVPLVPLFMILIGRYTDDRVREAQSALARLSGHMLELAKGLPVLVGLGRATAQRRALEDLSEEYRHRTMVTLRTAFLSALALELIATISVAVVAVFIGVRLVHGDMALEAGLLALILAPDCYLPLRELGTAHHASDEGRAALAETTAVLEAPEPTPLRPAGPAAGAAGTASAPARPPALTVAGLTVRYGGRTDAAVGPLSFTAAPGRITALDGPSGAGKSTVLGVLAGTIGSGDGTDRQTTVTGRLEGFTTADVAWVPQHPVMVAPTVLEEVRLYLGAAEPDSGKSDSAESDSAESDSGEATARRCLAACAAEHLAAKHPAELSPGELRRVALARGLARIEAGATVLLLDEPTAHLDRESATAVSAAIAGLRGRVTVLLVAHDRQTRELADELVGVATGAMAAGSGPAPAAHAAPAAPAAHAAPAGVSGPGAADFQPAGFQPAGGRESGELPAESAGSAASGSTAARLRRLLAPVGARFAAAGAVGTLAALFAVALAGLSGWLIIRASEQPPILYLLTAIVGVRFFGIGRAALRYLERLLLHDAVFAALTRLRGRLWESLSRRALSLRRLLQGGNVLGTVVDDVDTVRELLPRVVLPPLTAVAVAAAAVTGITLLLPAALPATLAAALLSLVAAPALALAADRMSAGTEQRLRAGVLRQVAAALDARAELHANSVSAPVLAAITRADRSATAASQRSAWAEGLGQGLTVLACGSAALASAVLAAPLALSGAVEASTAAVVVLLQLALVEPYAAITTAVRQYPALRAVLRRISEAGVLDDADAPGGLVPVAGRPGGKPGIELRDLAAAWPGGPAVFTGLTATAEPGRWLSVTGTSGSGKSTLLAVVLGFLPAASGHILLSGRAAWCPQEAHLFDSTIRGNLLLGLPDGQRGEVAEPRLQEALAAVGLGPLIGRLEHGLDTRIGPGGAFLSGGERQRLAVARTLLTGADVILLDEPTAHLDAESGRAMLAELRHGLRDRTVVLVTHNPEDIAAEDQRLDLDRASAWPAAPAQEPAPLLARG from the coding sequence ATGAGACCGCAGTTTCCCGAGGGCCCCGCCAACCGCGCCGCCCTCTACCTGCTGGGCCTGCTCGCGGCGCTGAAGGCCCTGTCCCTGGTGCTGATCGGGCAGGCCGTCGCGTCCATGCTTGCCGGGCTGATAGCCAACGACGCTGCCTGGGGCGACCAGCTGTACTGGGGAGCCGCGGGAGTGGCGCTTCGGTCCCTGACGGTCTGGGTCCAGGCTGTCGCTTCGCGCCGGGCGGCGCTGGGCGTGAAGGAGGAACTGCGCGCGCGCCTGCTTGCGCGTGCCCTGCGCAACGGCACCCGGTCCGCGGGCCCCTCCGACGGCGGACTGGCCATTCTCGCGACCCGGGGGCTTGACGCCCTGGACAGCTACTACACCCAGTTCCTGCCTGCCCTGGTGAACTGTGCGGCGATTCCGCTGCTGCTGGGCGCGCGCATCCTTTACGCCGACTGGATCAGCGCCGTCGTGGTGGTGCTGACCGTGCCGCTGGTGCCGCTCTTTATGATCCTGATCGGCCGCTACACCGATGACCGCGTCCGGGAAGCCCAGTCGGCCCTGGCCCGGCTGTCCGGCCACATGCTGGAGCTCGCCAAGGGCCTGCCCGTCCTCGTGGGGCTGGGCCGGGCAACCGCCCAGCGCCGGGCCCTTGAGGACCTCTCCGAGGAGTACCGCCACCGGACCATGGTAACCCTGCGCACCGCGTTCCTCTCCGCCCTTGCGCTGGAACTCATCGCCACCATCTCCGTGGCCGTTGTTGCGGTTTTCATCGGCGTCCGGCTGGTCCACGGCGACATGGCCCTGGAAGCCGGGCTTCTGGCCCTGATCCTGGCCCCCGACTGCTACCTCCCGCTCCGGGAACTGGGCACCGCCCACCATGCCAGCGATGAAGGCCGCGCCGCGCTCGCCGAAACCACCGCCGTCCTCGAGGCACCCGAGCCCACCCCGCTGCGGCCCGCCGGCCCCGCTGCTGGTGCCGCCGGAACGGCATCCGCTCCTGCCCGTCCGCCCGCCCTGACCGTTGCCGGACTGACCGTGCGCTACGGCGGCAGGACCGACGCCGCCGTCGGGCCCCTCAGCTTCACCGCCGCCCCGGGCCGGATCACCGCCCTCGACGGCCCCAGCGGCGCCGGCAAAAGCACCGTCCTTGGCGTGCTGGCCGGCACCATCGGGTCCGGCGACGGCACGGACCGGCAAACCACGGTCACCGGCCGGCTGGAAGGATTCACGACGGCGGACGTCGCCTGGGTGCCGCAGCATCCCGTGATGGTCGCGCCGACCGTGCTGGAGGAGGTCCGGCTCTATCTGGGCGCCGCCGAGCCTGATTCCGGCAAGTCTGATTCGGCTGAGTCTGATTCGGCTGAGTCTGATTCCGGCGAGGCAACGGCCCGGCGCTGCCTGGCAGCCTGCGCCGCGGAACACCTGGCAGCGAAGCATCCCGCCGAACTCAGCCCGGGGGAGCTGCGCCGGGTCGCACTGGCCCGCGGCCTGGCCCGGATCGAGGCCGGAGCCACCGTGCTGCTGCTCGACGAGCCCACCGCCCACCTGGACCGGGAATCCGCCACCGCGGTCAGCGCGGCCATCGCCGGGCTGCGCGGCAGGGTCACCGTCCTGCTGGTGGCCCACGACCGGCAGACCCGGGAACTCGCCGACGAGCTGGTGGGAGTGGCCACCGGCGCCATGGCAGCAGGCTCCGGGCCCGCCCCCGCAGCCCACGCAGCCCCGGCCGCCCCCGCAGCCCACGCAGCCCCGGCCGGCGTGTCCGGGCCCGGTGCTGCCGACTTTCAGCCTGCCGGCTTTCAGCCTGCAGGCGGCCGGGAATCCGGTGAGCTGCCGGCAGAAAGCGCCGGAAGCGCCGCCAGCGGGTCCACGGCGGCCCGGCTGCGCCGGCTGCTCGCACCGGTCGGAGCCAGGTTCGCCGCTGCCGGCGCCGTCGGCACCCTGGCGGCCCTGTTCGCTGTCGCCCTCGCCGGGCTCTCCGGCTGGCTGATCATCCGCGCCAGCGAGCAGCCGCCCATCCTGTACCTGCTCACCGCAATCGTGGGAGTGCGCTTCTTCGGCATCGGCCGGGCCGCCCTGCGTTACCTGGAACGTCTCCTGCTGCACGATGCCGTCTTCGCGGCCCTGACCCGGCTCCGCGGCCGGCTCTGGGAATCGCTGAGCCGCCGCGCACTCTCGCTGCGCCGGCTGCTGCAGGGCGGCAACGTCCTGGGCACCGTGGTGGACGACGTCGACACGGTCCGGGAGCTGCTGCCCCGCGTGGTCCTGCCCCCGCTGACCGCCGTGGCCGTCGCGGCCGCCGCCGTCACCGGGATTACCCTGCTGTTGCCGGCCGCGCTCCCGGCCACGCTTGCCGCCGCCCTGCTGAGCCTCGTCGCAGCCCCCGCCCTGGCGCTGGCCGCGGACCGGATGTCCGCGGGCACCGAACAGCGGCTGCGCGCAGGTGTCCTCCGCCAGGTGGCGGCAGCCCTCGATGCCCGCGCGGAACTCCACGCCAATTCCGTCTCCGCTCCGGTGCTCGCAGCCATCACCCGCGCCGACCGCTCCGCGACCGCCGCATCCCAGCGCTCGGCCTGGGCCGAAGGGCTCGGCCAGGGCCTCACGGTGCTGGCGTGCGGGTCCGCCGCCCTGGCCAGCGCGGTGCTGGCCGCGCCGCTGGCCCTCAGCGGGGCCGTTGAAGCCTCGACGGCCGCCGTCGTGGTGCTGCTGCAGCTCGCCCTCGTGGAGCCCTACGCGGCCATCACGACGGCGGTCCGCCAATACCCGGCGCTGCGGGCCGTGCTGCGGCGCATCAGCGAAGCGGGGGTCCTTGACGACGCCGACGCGCCCGGCGGGCTGGTCCCGGTGGCAGGGCGGCCCGGCGGCAAACCCGGGATCGAACTCCGGGACCTTGCGGCCGCCTGGCCCGGCGGGCCGGCCGTCTTCACCGGACTCACCGCCACTGCCGAACCCGGGCGCTGGCTCTCCGTCACCGGCACCTCCGGCTCCGGGAAGTCGACCCTGCTCGCCGTCGTCCTGGGCTTCCTCCCGGCAGCAAGCGGCCACATCCTGCTGAGCGGTCGTGCCGCCTGGTGCCCGCAGGAGGCGCACCTCTTCGACTCGACCATCCGCGGCAACCTCCTGCTGGGCCTTCCGGACGGCCAGCGCGGGGAAGTGGCGGAGCCGCGGCTGCAGGAGGCCCTCGCAGCGGTCGGCCTCGGCCCGCTGATCGGACGGCTGGAGCACGGTCTGGACACCCGGATTGGACCCGGCGGGGCCTTCCTCAGCGGCGGCGAGCGGCAGCGGCTCGCGGTTGCCCGCACGCTCCTGACCGGAGCGGACGTGATCCTGCTGGACGAACCCACCGCCCACCTGGATGCCGAGTCCGGCCGGGCGATGCTGGCTGAGCTGCGGCACGGCCTGCGGGACCGCACAGTGGTGCTCGTGACGCACAACCCGGAGGACATCGCCGCGGAGGACCAACGCCTGGACCTTGACCGCGCGTCGGCCTGGCCCGCAGCACCCGCGCAGGAACCAGCGCCGCTGCTGGCGCGGGGGTAA
- a CDS encoding GNAT family N-acetyltransferase, with protein MNGDADALASLDPRLEWRPAGAAGLDDWAALIARTAAVERPVWFERRADLEQVLESRKNPAAANTILGFDAQGTARAYGRITKNPDGEKAIGYGCVDPGWQGTGIGTGLLGWMEARTRQRFAGDAVQGSTPRLRLHMEQQHTHQAALFGGAGYRIVRYCNEMHRPLTVGFPDAVLGDGLEIVGFGPELHEPVRRAHNEAFRDHWGSEPRDEEAWGFVVNDPLARPDLSAVVVEQATGKVAGYQLASHDAISAESRGYKEGYTDLLGVRREFRGRGVAQALLADAMRRFAAAGMDKASLDVDSENPTGALALYAKMGYVAVNSSMAWDKEL; from the coding sequence ATGAACGGAGACGCCGACGCCCTGGCCAGCCTGGACCCGCGCCTGGAGTGGCGGCCCGCCGGGGCCGCGGGCCTGGACGACTGGGCGGCGCTGATCGCCCGGACCGCCGCCGTCGAACGGCCTGTCTGGTTCGAGCGTCGCGCCGACCTGGAACAGGTCCTCGAATCACGGAAGAACCCGGCCGCCGCGAACACCATCCTCGGCTTCGACGCGCAGGGCACGGCCAGGGCGTACGGCCGGATCACCAAAAACCCGGACGGCGAGAAGGCGATCGGGTACGGCTGCGTCGATCCCGGGTGGCAGGGAACCGGGATCGGCACCGGGCTGCTGGGCTGGATGGAGGCGCGGACCCGGCAGCGTTTTGCCGGGGACGCAGTGCAGGGTTCCACACCCCGGCTGCGGCTCCACATGGAGCAGCAGCACACGCACCAGGCCGCCCTGTTCGGGGGCGCGGGCTACCGGATCGTCCGCTACTGCAACGAGATGCACCGGCCCCTGACGGTCGGCTTTCCCGACGCGGTGCTCGGCGACGGGCTGGAAATCGTGGGCTTCGGGCCCGAGCTGCACGAGCCGGTTCGGCGCGCACACAACGAGGCTTTCCGGGACCACTGGGGCAGCGAGCCCCGCGACGAGGAAGCCTGGGGCTTCGTGGTGAATGATCCGCTGGCCCGGCCGGACCTGAGCGCCGTCGTCGTGGAGCAGGCCACCGGGAAGGTGGCCGGCTACCAGCTCGCCAGCCATGACGCCATCAGCGCCGAGTCCCGGGGCTACAAGGAGGGCTACACGGACCTGCTGGGCGTGCGGCGCGAGTTCCGCGGCCGCGGCGTGGCGCAGGCGCTGCTGGCCGATGCCATGCGCCGCTTCGCCGCGGCCGGGATGGACAAGGCCTCACTCGACGTGGACTCGGAGAACCCCACCGGCGCCCTGGCCCTCTACGCCAAAATGGGCTACGTCGCGGTCAACAGCAGCATGGCCTGGGACAAGGAACTCTAG
- a CDS encoding DinB family protein → MPIIADNKDWTWVLQRPCPECGFDVSTCTPATTPGKLASMLPRWRAALRRPDVAERPDGNTWSVLEYACHVRDVFSLFDHRLDLMLREEGARFEDWDQDLAAVEKDYTNADPAEVSAALTTEGEQIAASFGRVPEDQWGRTGTRSNGSEFTVLTFSQYFLHDIVHHLHDVDG, encoded by the coding sequence ATGCCTATCATCGCGGACAACAAGGACTGGACCTGGGTGCTGCAGCGGCCGTGTCCGGAGTGCGGTTTCGACGTCTCTACGTGCACTCCGGCCACGACGCCGGGAAAGCTGGCCAGCATGCTGCCGCGCTGGCGGGCCGCGCTGCGGCGCCCCGACGTGGCGGAACGCCCGGATGGGAACACGTGGTCCGTCCTTGAGTACGCCTGCCACGTCCGGGACGTCTTTAGCCTGTTCGACCACCGGCTGGACCTCATGCTGCGCGAGGAGGGCGCCCGGTTCGAGGACTGGGACCAGGATCTGGCCGCGGTCGAGAAGGACTATACCAACGCGGACCCGGCCGAGGTCAGTGCTGCACTCACCACAGAGGGCGAGCAGATCGCCGCTTCCTTCGGGCGGGTTCCGGAGGATCAGTGGGGCCGCACGGGAACCCGCAGCAACGGCTCCGAGTTCACGGTGCTCACGTTCTCGCAGTACTTTCTGCACGACATCGTCCATCACCTCCACGATGTGGACGGTTAG
- a CDS encoding DNA gyrase/topoisomerase IV subunit A — MARRQTPSPAGEASQDFVENIVDIDVTSEMEGSFLEYAYSVIYSRALPDARDGLKPVQRRILYMMSEMGLRPDRGHVKSARVVGEVMGKLHPHGDSAIYDAMVRMAQDFSLRLPLIDGHGNFGSLDDGPAAPRYTEARLAAAALTLTDHLDEDVVDFVPNYDNQLTQPDVLPAAFPNLLVNGATGIAVGMATNMAPHNLVEVIAAARHLIEHPDATLEDIMRFVPGPDLPTGGRIVGLDGIRDAYATGRGSFKTRAKVEVEQLSARRTGLVVTELPYMVGPEKVIEKIKDAVNGKKLTGISDIVDLTDRKHGLRLVIELKNGFNPNAVLQQLYRYSPMEDSFGINNVTLVDGQPQTLGLLQLLTVYVEHRINVVRRRTAFRLGKKKDRLHLVEGLLIAIVDIDEVIQIIRSSDEVAAARTRLMSIYDLSEIQANYILELRLRQLTKYSRIELEKEQEELRREIAELEAILGSSERLRGLVSAELAEIAEKYGTPRRTVLLESEAVSPTVAALAAPGAKGKAAPLALEIADDPCWAILTASGQIARTANQDSLAESGPRTRHDVFTSVVKTSARGEIAAVTSQGRMLRLQVMDMPVLPPTSGTPNMAGGVPAKDFITLLKGETLVGFAPLDDVLAIGTAQGVVKRVQPDYPLNREDWEVIALKDKDTVVGVAPAGSDDVDLVFVTRQAQLLRFPASAVRPQGRTAGGMAGIKLAAGDRVMFFGAAGTADSAAVVVTIAGTEGALPGTAPGAAKVTALSEYPAKGRATAGVRAHRFLKGEDTLLLAWAGHGPAKASSQAGVARSLPGEHGRRDGSGIPLSQAIEAIGPSMSWQPDPETAA, encoded by the coding sequence ATGGCCCGCCGCCAAACTCCGTCCCCGGCAGGGGAAGCCAGCCAGGATTTCGTAGAAAACATCGTCGACATCGACGTCACCTCCGAGATGGAAGGTTCGTTCCTCGAGTACGCCTATTCGGTGATCTACTCGCGGGCCCTTCCGGACGCCCGCGACGGCCTGAAACCGGTGCAGCGGCGCATCCTGTACATGATGAGCGAGATGGGACTCCGCCCGGACCGCGGCCACGTCAAGAGCGCCCGCGTGGTGGGCGAGGTCATGGGCAAGCTGCACCCGCACGGTGACAGCGCGATCTACGACGCCATGGTGCGCATGGCACAGGACTTCTCGCTGCGGCTGCCGCTGATCGACGGGCACGGGAACTTCGGCTCGCTCGACGACGGCCCGGCCGCCCCGCGGTACACCGAGGCACGCCTCGCGGCTGCGGCGCTGACCCTGACGGACCACCTCGACGAGGACGTCGTCGACTTCGTTCCCAACTACGACAACCAGCTCACCCAGCCCGACGTGCTGCCGGCGGCATTCCCGAACCTGCTGGTCAACGGTGCCACCGGCATCGCCGTCGGCATGGCCACGAACATGGCCCCGCACAACCTGGTGGAAGTGATCGCCGCAGCCCGGCACCTGATCGAGCACCCGGACGCCACCCTCGAGGACATCATGAGGTTCGTCCCCGGCCCGGACCTGCCCACCGGAGGCCGGATCGTGGGCCTGGACGGCATCCGCGACGCCTACGCCACCGGCCGCGGCTCGTTCAAGACCCGGGCCAAGGTGGAGGTCGAGCAGCTCTCGGCCCGCCGCACCGGACTGGTGGTCACCGAACTTCCCTACATGGTGGGCCCGGAAAAGGTGATCGAGAAGATCAAGGACGCCGTCAACGGCAAGAAGCTGACCGGCATCAGCGACATCGTTGACCTCACGGACCGCAAGCACGGCCTGCGCCTGGTGATCGAGCTGAAGAACGGCTTCAACCCGAACGCGGTGCTCCAGCAGCTGTACCGCTACTCGCCGATGGAGGATTCCTTCGGCATCAACAACGTCACGCTCGTCGACGGCCAGCCGCAGACCCTCGGGCTGCTGCAGCTGCTCACCGTCTACGTGGAGCACCGCATCAACGTGGTGCGCCGGCGCACGGCCTTCCGCCTCGGCAAAAAGAAGGACCGCCTGCACCTGGTCGAGGGCCTCCTGATCGCGATCGTGGACATCGACGAGGTCATCCAGATCATCCGCTCCTCGGACGAGGTGGCCGCGGCCAGGACCCGGCTGATGTCCATCTACGACCTCTCCGAGATCCAGGCCAACTACATCCTGGAACTCCGGCTCCGGCAGCTGACCAAGTATTCGCGGATCGAACTCGAGAAGGAGCAGGAGGAGCTGCGCCGCGAGATTGCCGAGCTCGAAGCCATCCTCGGCTCCAGCGAGCGGCTCCGCGGCCTCGTGTCCGCCGAGCTGGCCGAGATCGCCGAGAAATACGGCACCCCGCGCCGCACCGTGCTGCTCGAATCCGAGGCCGTCTCCCCCACCGTCGCCGCCCTGGCCGCGCCGGGCGCCAAAGGCAAGGCCGCTCCCCTGGCCCTGGAAATCGCGGATGACCCCTGCTGGGCCATCCTGACCGCCTCCGGCCAGATCGCGCGGACCGCCAACCAGGACAGCCTCGCCGAGTCCGGGCCGCGGACCAGGCACGATGTGTTCACGTCGGTGGTGAAGACGTCCGCCCGCGGCGAGATTGCCGCCGTCACCTCGCAGGGCCGCATGCTCCGGCTCCAGGTGATGGACATGCCCGTACTTCCGCCGACCTCCGGCACGCCGAACATGGCCGGCGGGGTGCCGGCCAAGGACTTCATCACGCTGCTCAAGGGCGAAACCCTGGTCGGCTTCGCGCCGCTCGATGACGTGCTGGCGATCGGCACGGCCCAGGGCGTGGTCAAGCGGGTCCAGCCCGACTACCCGCTGAACCGCGAAGACTGGGAAGTGATCGCGCTCAAGGACAAGGACACCGTGGTCGGTGTGGCTCCCGCGGGTTCCGACGACGTCGACCTCGTCTTCGTGACGCGGCAGGCGCAGCTCCTGCGCTTCCCTGCGTCCGCCGTCCGCCCGCAGGGCCGGACCGCCGGCGGCATGGCCGGGATCAAGCTCGCTGCCGGGGACCGGGTGATGTTCTTCGGCGCCGCCGGCACGGCCGACAGCGCCGCCGTCGTTGTGACCATCGCCGGCACGGAAGGGGCGCTCCCGGGCACCGCTCCGGGGGCCGCCAAGGTCACCGCACTCTCCGAATACCCTGCCAAGGGCCGCGCCACCGCCGGGGTCAGGGCGCACCGCTTCCTCAAGGGCGAGGACACCCTGCTGCTCGCGTGGGCCGGTCACGGCCCCGCAAAGGCCTCCTCCCAGGCCGGGGTGGCCCGTTCCCTTCCCGGGGAGCACGGCCGCCGCGACGGGTCCGGCATTCCGCTCTCGCAGGCCATCGAGGCGATTGGTCCGAGCATGTCCTGGCAGCCGGACCCGGAGACGGCCGCCTAG